TTTCAAAGTTATGGGATATATCACAAATTgaccaaatttcatgattttttcgataattttctgaaaaagaaatgtctcaattATGATGGGACGAAAGaaatcaattataaattttatgtttattagtttcattttcaatttgtgCTAATGAATCTTAACGAAAGCTGATGATATGTTGTTCTTGGTGACATTACAACAGCCCGATAGACCGGACGAGCTAGAGAGGATCGAAGGGTGCGGAGGGAAGGTGATAAACTGGAACGGTTTAAGAGTGTCGGGAGTGCTTGCAACCTCAAGATCTATAGGTATGGTATTACATGAAAAGATCAGTCAGATTCATATTTAGCACTCCTCGTCACATTTGGTgtgggcacgggttttaagaaatactttaaaaaatgtgGGTTAAAAATTAGTGGGgaaatttttttggggggagacttcccatttttattataaaatgaaatgtgactcttattgtaataattttaaaacaaaattctcTTATTTACTTGAGggatgattatttattttggatgtGATAATAATGTTTGGTTTTTCAATTGCATGATGAATATCTAAAACCATATGTAATAACGGATCCGGAGGTAAAGATTTTGAGAGGAGAAACTGGACGAGTTCTTAATCGGGCACGGGGTGTGGGATGTGATCTCGAACGAGATGGCGTGCCAGGTGGCGAGGAGGGGTTTGGAGGGCCGGGTAAAGGGGGGCCTGGGGGGCTATCGCGAAAGATGGAGGCTGCTGCCGTTTTTGGGTTTAGTTAGCGATGGCTCGGGGCAGCTGCGACAACATCACGTCTTTGGGCGATTTGAGCCCAATCAAACTCAAACCTGCCATTCATGCTAGTGATGTTAGTATATTGGCACCCGATCTGTGGGTCGGGGGTCGGGTTCACTTCATCTTGCTCTTTTTCCGTGGATGTTGCTGCACTCCTGCTGACCCCATGGGTTTTATTTCTTGTATATTCCCAAATTGTTGAGCTCATTCATCATAAAAGACCACAAAAAATTTTTAAGGCcaacaaaaaatagacaaaatagtTACATGTGTGATGTGTAGTTCTTGGCATGCGCCTCTCgacttaaaaaaaaagtcgCTATTTGGCTGCCTTTGAAAGTAAATTACTTGACGTGTCAGAAATATAGCATGTCGATGGatctattttctttcttgaaCACTCCATTGAGTAGaagttttttaatattaatgtgaaatactattacaataACATCATtagacttttttttaaaatcattagattttaattttatataagttCATTTCCTAGATTTTGTCAATATAATAGTTTATGTGGTCGGAAATCTGGTTTAGAGAGAGTCGGTAAAGTAATCCCGAAAATATcagtataagaaaatattgaatttgatatgaaataattttcataCAATTATTGTACCAATTTTATGGTATATATTGCACCAAAATGTGGTAAACCATAaagatacgatatatcgaatttcaaTACACTATATTGTTATACCATATTATTTCTTATACTTGTTTATTGAAAATAGCAATCGGTATATATTGAACATATTGGTATACAGATAACGAGGAGTTCAGTTGGTAAGGCGATTTCACCTCTAACCTATGATCGGAGTTCGAGTCATAACGGATGGGGACCATTAATGAtcctcttaaaaaaataaaataaacaaacatgTCGATATACACCGATACAATACGAAAATTaagtatactccctccgtcccataaaagatgtcacactttggactgacgagattttaggaggttttgctgttaaatagagataaaaaatataatttttatattcatgcgACATCTTTAAGTGAAAACTAAAGAAATGCGACATCTTTTCATGGGCGAAGAAAGTACCAAATttcgataattttttatattctttagtACAATAAGTGCATTATAAcaagatttcaaatttttcccCTCCCCTACCTCAATTGCACTGCTCTGATTTTTCCCCTCAATACTAGAGCATTTagattacaaaaataaaatatactcctccgtcctAAGATATTGACAACTTTCCTTTTCGGAGTCCAACTtatagactcatttccttttttaaaaaaagatctatcttattttattctccacctacttttttctctcttctttcctacttttttcctctctcatactttactctctccactttaactatttaaatatcaattccttaaatctagaaaagaagtgagtctaatatcCTAGACTGGAGGAGTAATAGTAATACTTAGTTTGAAATGTGAAgtgaaatatattgatattatcaCAATTAACAAACATTTTGAATATcgttttaaagtttttttcaAATTGCTAAAAGTTATACATTAATTCACTATTAGATAATTAATAGGAttcaaattactaaaataatcaatCCTAATTAATGTTTTGACAAAAGATAACCTTTGACAAAAGTAACCATGAGCAAtcacttaaaagttaaaagtttaaaacaaaaaccGGTGACAACCTAAATTCATAATCATCGACCTTTGattaattcataatcataaacTATGactaattcataaaaaataatattgaaaaaaagtgtcaaagaaaaattagtggagCATATTTAGTACTCTATAAACCCTATGTAAATCTTCTAATTGGATTAATCAGTTCTTGGGCTCGtaatactaaattttaattagatttaacaaacaaaaaccAAGTATAACTGCACAAACATTTTTCAGTTCTTGTCTTCTTGGGCAATTGAATTGAGTCTTCAAGCTGCAATCTTGGGAATTAATCAGAAAATTCAGAATAAATGACCCAGCTTCTGAGACAATGTTCAGTAAGAAGCTATCACTTTTCGCTGAAATCAATTGCCTTCTTCAATTCAAAGCTGAtgaagaaattatttgttggCATTAATTTCAAGCGTGGAGGGTTTAGGGGTTTCGCCGCACAGAGCGGAAAGGGGCAAAATCTGAAGATTGGAGGGGTTAAGGACATTATAGCTGTTGCTTCCGGCAAAGGCGGCGTCGGCAAGTCCACCACTGCCGGTATTTAATCTCCAATTTATCCTTTCCTTCAAAAAATtactgaaattttttattgtgtgtttgtgtgtgtgttaattgattcattgtttgaatttttagtcTCTCCAATACATGGATTTGtgtaaatttgttaaattgaGTTTTTAGAAATGCCAATttacgatttttttttcctgtgATATTGCTGTGAATTTGTAGTTAATTTGGCTGTTTCGCTTGCAAATAAGTGGCAGCTAAAGGTTGGGCTGCTGGATGCTGATGTTTACGGGCCGTCGATTCCGATGATGATGAAGCTCCATGGGAAGCCTGAAGTGAGTGCAGGTGATGCTTTGATGAACTTGAAATTATGTGCTTTTATTTCATGTGTTGAACTTTGTTACTGTTACTATGAGTGGATGAGTTGATCATCTTAGATTCTTAGTTATCAtgtttctttcattttattaatgtgttaatttacaaattttgagTTATGAGCTGTTTTGATTGGTGTGGTGCCTCTAGCAGATAAGAAAATGATCCCAATCGAAAACTATGGTGTTAGATGCATGTCGATGGGGTCCCTGGTGGCAGAAGGGGACCGCTTGTCTGGAGAGGTCCTATGGTAAGTGCAGATTATTTCTCTGCTGGTCATGTTTTCACGATAACTTGTGTCTTTATCAGTTTGGTTTATAAAAATGAAGGTTGTTCGTTATAAAATGATGTCGAGTTGCTGATTACAGATCATGTTTTACGTTATCAGTTTGGGCAGGAAAACTCGTGGAGAGCATCCAATTGTCTAAGAATCATGCTACAACCATTTTGATGTATGTAGATACTGTTTTATCTTTTCAGGTCATGAAAGCACTTGAACAGATGACGAGAGAGTTGATTGGGGAACACTAGATGTTCTTGTGGTGGACATGCCACCTGGCACTGGTGATGCTCAGATTTCCATCTCGCAGAGATTGCAATTGTCAGGTAGTTTGGACTCtgccttttttctctttcgaTCTACAAGAGTCTATTCCAGCGTGATGAAATAGTTTTTATGTAATCACTTTTCGTATTTGTATAATATGATATGACTGGGAGAATATGCTTTATATCTTCTAATGGATGCATAAGGTGGATTTTGTTCATCTGCATTTGGACAAAGTCCAATCGTTATCTATCACATAGCCCATAGGGGTCGATGAAGTGGTTGGATTCCCTATGTTCCAATTCAACTTGATGTTTAATTTGATTACATAGCTCATTTATTACATCGTTTTTCCTACATGTTAACAGGAGCCGTAATTGTGTCAACTCCTCAAGATGTTGCCTTAATGGATGCTCGAAGAGGTGTTAAAATGTTCTCCCAAGTGAACGTGCCAGTATACCCCTTACCTTCAGTTACAGAATTTGTGTTTCACAGCtttcattcaaatattttcgCCAGACATGGTGTCCTTACTCCTTAGCATATGATTGGATAAAAATTTCACGTATTGCATTGCATTCCTGGACGAGAAAGTAATACTGTGTTAATCATATGTGGAGCAGTGACgttcataaaataaagatgATTAGCGATAGATTTTGTTCAGTGATGTTTCCACTTTTTGTAATGCATCGCAGATTTTAGGAATTGTGGAGAACATGAGCTATTTTAAATGTCCGAGCTGTAATGAGGCTCATTACATTTTTGGAAAGGGTGGAGCTCAAAAGACAGCCGATGAAATGGGCATGAGGTTTCTTGGTGAGGTATTTCCACTGATTTTGTCACCGGCTGCAATATTCTTTCGcattatttttagttacaTTATCTACAACGTGAGCTTAAATTCTGCGTTCTTGATCTTTTCTATAGTCAAACAGATTTTTGATACATTTTCTGGTATATAATCTCTTGTAATATTCCAAACTGTTAATTTGCTCAAGCACTGAtctttaaatatatcattGTAGTTGCCACTGGAGACGGGAATACGAAGTGGCTCTGATGAAGGAGTGCCTGTAGTGATATCCAATCCCGAATCTTCTGTATCCCGGGCCTATGGTGATATCGCCCAAAAGATAGTCAGCACACTCGAGCTACTCAACCAACCACACTCGCGTCCTGAAATAAATCTTTAAGCATGGGGCGTTTCCAGCTACGTCTTCAAGTTTTTCTAGATGGTGGCACCAACACTTGCTATCGCATTGGCACCCACGCTCCTAAAGACCTCAAGGCACGGTGAGTAGATTCGCTTTGACATCTCTTTTCACTTTAAAGAACGAATGGAGTTTGTTCTTTGGCTTTCTGCTCAAAGCATCAAACATCTTATGCAGTCGTATAAACAGCAGCCACATTGTATGTGTAACGAGGGATGTCGTGTTCTTGTCTCTCCTTCGATAGGTTGTGTTTGTCGAAAGATTGATGAGATTGTTggaatatatacttatatatttgattcctaaaaaaaaatccattttttcatCCCTAGCACAAAAGGTGCTTCGTCCGTTCCGCTATAATTGATTCATTTCTTTTGGATACGAAATCCGCtataattttgattcatttcttttggatacgaaaattaaagaatgagTTAAATAGAGAGACAATAGAATAGATAGATAGGAGAATAGAGATTAAGGTAATAGGGAgacttaaatatataattgaaaatggaGTAAATATGAGAAATAGTATAAGACAGCAATATTCTAGCAATATTCTATTGACAttcatactactataattttttttctctcttctgcTTTCTCCTTTACCGGTGGAAAACatgttttgaataaatatgaaaaaatgaaataatccttttcataaaatagatacaaataaagcaaaaagaaacacatattttattgctgttattttcatcatatcaatttcttatattCTAGAAGCGCCTAAAATAAATGCTACTCCACTTATATATGTAGCTGTAGTTCAATTTAatgatttcataaaatatcatatttagtcTCTATCATACAAAGTTGTGTCACATATTGATTGCTTAATAAGTTAGTTCTGACtttaattcttttcttttttgaagtGCATAAAGAATACCACGTGTTATTCAATAAGCATCTAACcacatattaattttttgaaacgggaaatataataaaaagattttgctgtcttaaataaaatattcatttcgAGAGAATCTGAGAtgctataaaattaaaaaattataagcaCCCAATACTTTTCATTAATAACGTTTTTATGATAAGAACATAAAGAcccttttttttcccttttttttttgtcttaccACTTTATTTAGTGAGGCATATATGTTAATACATGATAAAAGGGTTAAAAGAAATACACATCagaaagtttaattttttaaaaaaaagttactgtaaaatttttttttttttgaagttaaCTCTAAAgtttagtgaaaaaaataaatcatcgatttgtgaattttaaaaatttttttctttcacaaTAAATtgggtatttttatttatattattgttttcttgaaatggttttttttaaaagcgaataataaatacataCAAGTATAAAAAGATGTGGGAttgtttttttggaaattttttttgccGTTTTATTCAAGATAGTACTATCATAGATGATAGTTTGATTTCCCATGTAATTTTGTGCTTGATCAAAAATTGAACCCGGGTAGAAAACAATTGGTAAATTTGGATAACTTTGTTTATattcttcaaaatatattcattttgaaACTATTACACGTGAATTTTGAAccttatatataaaattcttttAGTGATCTTATCtccattacatttttaaaatttccatCGTCATGGTCATGGACTCGTGATTcatgaatgtttttttttaagaaaacaaataaatattttgaactttttttcaATGATAATAATCAATTCGTTAAGAAAGGAATAAACTTCAGTCAACGATTCAAACCATGATCATGCTTCAAAAATTtgatccaaaaaaaaatttaaaatcaactaTGAATAAAGTGAACTTCAAGTAAACTACTTCTCGACTttataaaaatggaatatagTGAAATTTATTCTTAATGATCATTTTTTGGACCCAAATCATACGTCGTAGACATATACAGTGTATTATCAATTGAGCTAAGGTTGTATTTATGGTTTTAATGTTGATGCATATATGGCCTAAATTGCAGTTTGATTTCTTTCATTCTTTAAATTGttgttttctaaatttcttaagttattttgatatttatttttttttctatttaatttattaagtggttgaaaatttattgatcaatatttattggttttgaaattctttccttttattaattagtgcttctttttagtttatttccATTCTAGTTATTTCctttaagttttattatttcataaagTTAAAAGTTTCTTTGCTTATATAAACACTACATTGTTGGACTACAAAAACAGACTTTAATTTGAAGATCAATACTATAGTTATAAGTCTTCAGCCGTGCTTTTCGTTGATTTGCGATTACAAGTCTTTTCGCGCTTCGATTGTCTGTCAGCGTCAAATTTAAGACGAGGTCATATCAAATGCAGTGGTAAAATAGTAAGTATTACTAGCATTTAGTAATTGTTTTAGCTAtcaaagttgaaaaaaaatatcatcatgTCGAAATCTATGAACAACACTCCACTTGAGTACCCCAAACATTCATGAAATATTCTTCATACATAATCATATCAAACCTAATTACTGACATCTtgctcattttatttttataaataaaactctcaattcatttaatttttgagatGACCGGTGCCCAATTTGTCTCATAACTCAACTTGCTGCATTTTTTAAACAACGCACATAAAAAATTTctgcattaaaaaatgtattctGTTCTTTTGACACGTTTcacttcaaatattttctaaacaaaatattttattttctactttattttcttatttactcaaaaaaacattgtttaaagtatttactaaaaataaaatgtacgAGGAGAGTAAGGAGGGAATACTAAATACGTAGCATAAATAGAATTTTCACCTAAGCCACTTGACACAATACTCTCTCTAAACGGCCAAACATATGTGGGGTAGTTTTGTTATACatgaacaaatatatatatgaattccTCCAATTTTCGGACAAAAAGATATTTGtctttaaatttgtaatatatattttttatttctagtgtctttaaatttatttaagtaattccaaaatttaattatgtggtatttgaaatttgataatagattattttaatttcataaatattgatatttaagtactagtactaataatattacaaaaataaataatgaaatagaaaTGTAAATCTCTAGAAGGTGAGGGTGCCATGTATGAATAGGAAATTCCGTCACGTGGAAACGTGTGCTTTAGTTTTCCTTtcctttatttaaaaaaaaaaaaaaatactctgaTAAAATTCTGAATAATTGAAGAATCCTTTTTTTGGTGGGAAGAACACTCCATAAATAATCGATTTGCTCATATAATTCTCTCCATCACTACCGCGATTCTCCTCCATTGATAACGCCAGCACTGGAGCTGTGCACTGAAGATTTCAGTCGCAATTTCTCCCATCAATAATAATTACTACTTTCTACGTTTCGAGAATTTATTCCTCTGCTTTTTCGCTGCCATTTTCTCCTCATCCACAGCTTTTTCTGAGAAATCCACATTCGCAACAGGTATGGAGTGGTTTCCTTCTCCTTTCTCTATCTGAAAGCACATTTAAGGGTGCTGCTTGGCGATCTTTTCATCCCAATCCACATTTCCCGGATTTTCGAAAACCCTAGTGAGCTTTGATTGGGATTTGTGGTTTGTTGATTTCgttgaaaaaatgaattgcGCTGAAGTTTATGATCCTATATACTAATTGTAATCGGAGAATTAACTTTTTACCGTAGTGAGGTGAATATTTGAAGCGGTTAATTTTCTTCACATTGAATCATTTTagctaaaaaaatttaggttTCTGTTGTTATTATTAGACGATGATTGCAATTA
The genomic region above belongs to Salvia hispanica cultivar TCC Black 2014 chromosome 3, UniMelb_Shisp_WGS_1.0, whole genome shotgun sequence and contains:
- the LOC125215965 gene encoding LOW QUALITY PROTEIN: iron-sulfur protein NUBPL-like (The sequence of the model RefSeq protein was modified relative to this genomic sequence to represent the inferred CDS: inserted 2 bases in 2 codons); translated protein: MTQLLRQCSRGGFRGFAAQSGKGQNLKIGGVKDIIAVASGKGGVGKSTTAVNLAVSLANKWQLKVGLLDADVYGPSIPMMMKLHGKPEVSADKKMIPIENYGVRCMSMGSLVAEGDXLVWRGPMVMKALEQMTRXVDWGTLDVLVVDMPPGTGDAQISISQRLQLSGAVIVSTPQDVALMDARRGVKMFSQVNVPILGIVENMSYFKCPSCNEAHYIFGKGGAQKTADEMGMRFLGELPLETGIRSGSDEGVPVVISNPESSVSRAYGDIAQKIVSTLELLNQPHSRPEINL